Within the Paraburkholderia flagellata genome, the region AGCCCAGCGCCTGCGCGCCCGTGGCGTCCTGACCGCTGGCCTGCAGGATGAGGCCGATTGCCGAGCGGGAGAGGCCGAACAGCAGGATCGCGCATACCACCAGAAACGCCAGCGCGATCCAGTAGTTGTGGCTGGCGTCGACGGACATCACGTCGGGCACCATCATGCCGATCTCGCCGCCCGTCACGCCCGCGAAGATCACAATGGCGTTCTGCAGCAGCAGCACCGCCACGAGCGTGACGAGACCGAAGTACGGACCGCGCAGCCGCAGCGCGGGCACCGCGAGCAACAGCCCGCCCACCAGCGCGACGAGGCCGCCCGCGATCACGCAAACGGGTATTGGCAGCCCCCAATGGGCATCGATGATCGCTGCGGAGTAGGCACCGAGACCAATCAGGAACGTGGGGCCGAAATTGACCTCGCCGGCAAAGCCGAACAGCAAGTCCCACGACATTGCGAACACGCCGAAGTAATACGCGACGGTGAGCACGCCGAGGATGTAGCCCGACATCCACCACGGCAGCGTGGCCGCCGCGACGGCGAGCAACACGGCCACCCACACTCCACGCGAACGAAGAAGACCGGACATGTCGATGCTCCCTGCGTTCGGTTAGCGGCGGCCCAGGAAGCCCTGAGGCCGCACATACACGACGAGCACCAGCAGCAGCAGCGCGGGCAGTGGCCGCAGCGTCGGGGCAATGAGATACGCGGTGACGGTCTCCAGATAGCCAACGACATACGCGGCCATCAACGACCCGGAAACGCTGCCGAGGCCCCCCAGCACGACGATGGAGAAGGCGCTGGCCGTGAGCTGCCCGGCGTTGTTCGTGCTCACGCCGAGGAACGACGCGAGCAGCACGCCCGCAATGCCCGCCAGCACGCCGTAAATGGTCCACGCGAGCAGATAGATGCGCGAGAGTTCGAAGCCGAGCAGCGTGAGGCCGCGCGGATTCATCGAGGCCGCGAGCAGCGCCTTGCCCGCGCGCGTGCGGTTCACGAACAGCCACAACAGGCCGATCACCGCCCAGCAGACCACGGCGATCATGATCTCGTTGAACGGCACACGCACGCTGCCGATCATCGCCACGCCGCTGATGAGCGGGCGCATCGTCACCGGATTGTCGGTGAAGAGCCAGGCCATGCCCTGCTGGATCATGATGCCCCACAGCAGCGTGCCAGTGAGCACGAAAATCTCCTTCTCTTCGTTCGGAATGGCGGCGGAACGCTGGATAGGGCGCACCACCATCAGGTAGGTGACGTAGGCCGCGATAAGTCCCGCGACCACGCCGAGCAGCGTGCCGAGGTAGGTGCCGAGGCCGGCCTCGCCCGCAAGCATCCAGCCCATCAGCGCCGCGACGAGCATCACGCCGCCGTGCGCGAGATTCAATATGCCGGAGACGCCGAAAATCAGCGTAAAGCCGATGGCGCCGAGCGCGTAGAGCGAACTGATGGCAAAGCCGTCGATGAGAATCTGCAAGAGCAGCATG harbors:
- a CDS encoding branched-chain amino acid ABC transporter permease; the protein is MLLLQILIDGFAISSLYALGAIGFTLIFGVSGILNLAHGGVMLVAALMGWMLAGEAGLGTYLGTLLGVVAGLIAAYVTYLMVVRPIQRSAAIPNEEKEIFVLTGTLLWGIMIQQGMAWLFTDNPVTMRPLISGVAMIGSVRVPFNEIMIAVVCWAVIGLLWLFVNRTRAGKALLAASMNPRGLTLLGFELSRIYLLAWTIYGVLAGIAGVLLASFLGVSTNNAGQLTASAFSIVVLGGLGSVSGSLMAAYVVGYLETVTAYLIAPTLRPLPALLLLVLVVYVRPQGFLGRR
- a CDS encoding branched-chain amino acid ABC transporter permease, encoding MSGLLRSRGVWVAVLLAVAAATLPWWMSGYILGVLTVAYYFGVFAMSWDLLFGFAGEVNFGPTFLIGLGAYSAAIIDAHWGLPIPVCVIAGGLVALVGGLLLAVPALRLRGPYFGLVTLVAVLLLQNAIVIFAGVTGGEIGMMVPDVMSVDASHNYWIALAFLVVCAILLFGLSRSAIGLILQASGQDATGAQALGFNVTRHKLVAFCISAVFSGVAGAMLVFYQGTASVSTVVDLSVGVQIIIAAVLGGRRTILGAVLGSIFLIVAGEFLRPLGQLNTFVVAGVALAALLFFPDGLLGNLLRARER